One Lujinxingia sediminis genomic window carries:
- a CDS encoding ROK family protein, whose translation MDPILSVGIDLGGTNARLQVFNDALHPISEAHTRVREHCEPEAICQQLCNLLKSACLDARLNVGHLQVIGVGLAGQLSRDGRTVLNAPNLGWLNTAFARIFEEALASELGVAPPVYIFNDLNALVYDEWRLGAARDVGDVLGVYVGTGVGGAIIAGGQLIRGQGNNAGELGHMKVVPEGRRCGCGQRGCLEAYAGGRHLEARVAETLDAHPTLRDAHPELAGAVLQLSAIDPLAEHHPALSEIWEQTSDLLALSLANACTLLNPAALILGGGVLDHCPNLRRRVVDKTLPLVLDVARRELQVLQPLGGAESGPRGAATLAMQELAAPPSSPIPTVPPGSPR comes from the coding sequence TTGGATCCCATCTTAAGTGTGGGCATCGACCTGGGCGGCACCAACGCGCGCCTGCAGGTCTTCAACGACGCCCTCCACCCCATCAGCGAGGCACACACACGCGTGCGCGAGCACTGCGAGCCCGAGGCGATCTGCCAGCAGCTCTGCAATCTTCTCAAAAGCGCCTGCCTCGACGCTCGTCTTAACGTCGGGCACCTTCAGGTCATCGGTGTCGGTCTGGCCGGGCAGCTTTCCCGGGACGGTCGCACAGTTCTCAACGCGCCGAACCTGGGCTGGCTCAACACCGCCTTCGCCCGGATCTTTGAGGAGGCCCTGGCGTCGGAGCTCGGTGTGGCGCCACCGGTGTACATCTTCAACGACCTCAACGCGCTGGTGTACGACGAGTGGCGTCTGGGAGCTGCCCGAGATGTGGGCGATGTGCTCGGCGTCTACGTGGGCACCGGCGTGGGAGGGGCAATCATCGCCGGCGGCCAGCTCATCCGCGGTCAGGGTAATAACGCCGGCGAGCTGGGTCACATGAAGGTGGTACCGGAGGGACGGCGCTGCGGCTGCGGTCAGCGCGGCTGTCTGGAAGCTTACGCCGGCGGCCGACATCTGGAAGCGAGGGTCGCCGAGACGCTCGACGCTCACCCCACCCTGCGAGACGCCCATCCGGAACTGGCCGGTGCCGTGCTCCAACTCTCGGCCATCGACCCACTCGCCGAACACCATCCCGCGCTCAGCGAGATCTGGGAGCAGACCAGCGATCTTCTCGCGTTGAGTCTGGCCAACGCCTGCACCCTGCTCAATCCGGCGGCGCTTATCTTAGGCGGCGGCGTCCTCGACCATTGCCCCAACCTGCGCAGGCGCGTTGTCGACAAGACCTTGCCCCTGGTGCTGGACGTTGCGCGCCGCGAGCTTCAGGTCTTGCAACCTCTTGGAGGCGCCGAATCCGGCCCCCGCGGAGCCGCCACACTCGCCATGCAGGAGCTCGCCGCGCCCCCCTCCTCCCCCATCCCCACCGTCCCCCCCGGTTCCCCCCGCTGA
- the ppk1 gene encoding polyphosphate kinase 1: MARQTSLRDSSLYLNRELNWLAFNARVFALAEDERVPLLERLKFLCISSTNLDEFFEIRVARLKHEIQVDTEIVGPDGMRPRQVLAQICERCSAFVEAQYRLLNEVLIPELEQEGVRFLKRASWSARQRAWVERYFQEEVLPVLSPMGIDPSHPFPRVVNKSLNFVVSLEGKDAFGRQSRMAVVPAPRSLPRLIQVPREVSGGAHDYVFLSSVIHAHVDELFAGMSVTGCYQFRITRNSELYVDEEEVEDLMIAVEDELYARNYGEAVRLEVADNCPMDVARFLLEQTELTEADLYQVNGPVNLNRLMMIPADLERADLKYPGFVPAPPPAAMRQGDIFEAIGQKTVLLHHPYQSFFPVLEFIRQAAADPNVLAIKQTLYRSDPESPLPQALAEAARAGKEVTAVVELRARFDEAFNIAIANRLQDAGAHVLYGVMGHKTHAKMALVVRREAGGLRRYVHLSTGNYNPRTARLYTDFGLMTADETITADAHRVFQQLTGLGKALKLKKLVQAPFHLHKRLLRLIRNEIKQAEAGGEGLIRAKMNQLTEPRLIRELYKASQAGVRVELVVRGICCLRPGVPGVSENIRVRSILGRFLEHSRVYYFHNAGDPKVYLASADWMQRNMFRRIEVAFPVEDEAHRARVIEEGLDVHFRDNLNAWELQADGSYVRVEAGEEEKIVVSQQSLLKSLSEG; the protein is encoded by the coding sequence ATGGCCAGACAGACCTCCCTGCGTGACTCGAGTCTTTATCTGAACCGCGAGCTGAACTGGCTGGCGTTTAACGCCCGCGTGTTTGCGTTGGCCGAAGATGAGCGTGTGCCGCTCCTGGAGCGCCTGAAGTTTTTGTGCATCTCCAGCACCAACCTTGATGAGTTTTTTGAGATTCGGGTGGCCAGGCTCAAGCATGAGATTCAGGTGGATACCGAGATCGTGGGCCCCGATGGGATGCGACCCCGCCAGGTGCTCGCGCAGATCTGTGAGCGTTGCTCGGCCTTTGTGGAGGCGCAGTACCGGCTGCTCAACGAGGTGCTCATTCCGGAGTTGGAGCAGGAGGGCGTGCGTTTTTTGAAACGCGCCAGCTGGAGTGCTCGCCAGCGGGCCTGGGTGGAGCGCTATTTTCAAGAAGAGGTCCTGCCGGTGCTCAGTCCGATGGGCATCGATCCGAGCCATCCTTTTCCACGGGTGGTCAATAAAAGCCTCAATTTCGTCGTGTCGTTGGAGGGCAAAGATGCGTTCGGGCGCCAGAGTCGCATGGCGGTGGTGCCCGCGCCGCGCAGCCTTCCCCGGCTGATTCAGGTGCCGCGGGAGGTGAGCGGTGGGGCGCACGACTATGTGTTTTTGTCGTCGGTGATTCATGCGCATGTCGATGAGCTCTTTGCCGGGATGAGCGTGACCGGCTGCTATCAGTTTCGCATCACGCGCAACAGCGAGCTCTACGTCGATGAGGAGGAAGTCGAAGATCTGATGATCGCCGTCGAAGACGAACTCTATGCGCGCAACTACGGGGAGGCGGTGCGTCTGGAGGTGGCGGATAATTGCCCGATGGACGTGGCGCGCTTTCTGCTGGAGCAGACCGAGCTGACGGAGGCCGATCTTTATCAGGTCAACGGGCCTGTGAACCTCAACCGCCTGATGATGATCCCGGCCGATCTGGAGCGGGCCGACCTGAAATATCCGGGCTTTGTGCCCGCACCTCCGCCGGCGGCGATGCGGCAGGGCGATATCTTCGAGGCGATTGGCCAGAAGACGGTGCTTTTGCACCATCCCTATCAGTCGTTTTTCCCGGTGCTGGAGTTCATTCGTCAGGCCGCGGCCGACCCGAACGTGCTGGCGATCAAACAGACGCTGTATCGCTCCGATCCGGAGTCACCGCTGCCTCAGGCGCTGGCCGAGGCGGCGCGCGCCGGCAAGGAGGTCACGGCCGTCGTGGAGCTGCGCGCGCGTTTTGACGAGGCCTTTAACATCGCGATTGCCAACCGTCTTCAGGACGCCGGCGCGCATGTGCTCTACGGGGTGATGGGCCATAAAACCCACGCCAAGATGGCGCTTGTGGTGCGGAGAGAGGCGGGGGGATTGAGGCGCTACGTGCATTTGTCGACGGGGAACTACAATCCGCGCACCGCCCGGCTTTATACGGACTTTGGCCTGATGACCGCCGATGAGACGATCACCGCCGATGCGCATCGCGTCTTTCAGCAGCTCACCGGGCTGGGTAAGGCGCTCAAGCTCAAGAAGTTGGTGCAGGCCCCCTTTCATCTGCATAAACGCCTGCTGCGCCTGATTCGCAACGAGATCAAGCAGGCCGAAGCCGGTGGTGAGGGGTTGATTCGCGCGAAGATGAATCAGCTCACTGAGCCCCGGCTTATTCGTGAGCTGTACAAAGCCTCCCAGGCCGGGGTGAGGGTGGAGCTTGTGGTGCGCGGTATCTGTTGTTTGCGTCCGGGGGTTCCGGGAGTGAGTGAGAACATTCGGGTGCGCTCGATCCTGGGACGCTTTCTGGAGCATTCCCGGGTCTACTACTTCCATAACGCTGGCGATCCGAAGGTGTATCTCGCCAGCGCGGACTGGATGCAGCGCAACATGTTTCGGCGCATCGAGGTGGCTTTCCCGGTTGAGGATGAGGCGCATCGTGCGCGGGTGATTGAGGAAGGCCTCGACGTGCATTTTCGCGACAACCTCAACGCCTGGGAGTTGCAGGCCGACGGCAGCTATGTGCGTGTGGAGGCTGGCGAGGAGGAGAAGATCGTGGTTTCGCAGCAGAGCCTTTTGAAGAGTTTGAGCGAGGGGTGA
- a CDS encoding diaminopimelate decarboxylase, protein MNRFPQIRPTALDPAHQNWWVRDGLRPETHRLQIAGHDAEQLLRHVDRPLFAYDLDRVEANYMRLHDAFARHGHPFQVFFAVKANRFRPIVETLRATGVAGIDAASPREVLYALEMGFPAEKITFTNVSVSHRDLEQLKGLPIMLNCDSLSVINKVADVDPGRAIGLRINPQVGVGINENLTYAGQRATKFGIYLDRLPEALELIQKRGLRLQGLHMHVGCGWTGSAITQYFQAVDRLTAIARDVIDTHGPLEYLNFGGGLGVPLTAGDGSVDVNLYSEGIVERVRQLGLGIKVCVEPGDYIVKDSGVLLSEVVMVEEKGGTEFVGVNTGFNVHTGASHYGLYQEFVHTTRADFGPQKNVTIVGNINEVIDVFAADRPMPLIEEGDILAMLNAGGYGASMMMEHCLREPAMQMGLSQKGNPFAHSFDS, encoded by the coding sequence GTGAACAGATTTCCTCAGATCCGACCGACTGCCCTCGATCCTGCCCACCAGAACTGGTGGGTCCGCGACGGCCTTCGCCCCGAAACCCACCGCCTCCAGATCGCCGGCCACGACGCCGAGCAACTCTTAAGGCACGTCGACCGGCCGCTCTTCGCCTATGACCTCGACCGGGTCGAAGCGAATTATATGAGGCTGCACGACGCCTTTGCCCGCCATGGACATCCCTTTCAGGTGTTCTTTGCGGTCAAAGCCAACCGTTTTAGACCGATCGTCGAGACTCTGCGCGCCACCGGCGTCGCCGGGATCGACGCCGCCAGCCCCCGCGAGGTCTTGTACGCGTTGGAGATGGGTTTCCCCGCTGAGAAAATCACCTTCACCAATGTGAGCGTCAGTCACCGCGATCTTGAGCAGCTCAAAGGGCTGCCGATCATGCTCAACTGCGACTCGTTGAGCGTTATCAACAAGGTCGCCGACGTTGACCCCGGCCGCGCCATCGGTCTGCGCATCAACCCGCAGGTCGGCGTGGGCATCAACGAAAACCTGACCTACGCCGGTCAGCGAGCCACCAAGTTCGGCATCTACCTCGATCGGCTGCCCGAAGCGCTGGAGCTGATTCAAAAGCGCGGCCTGCGCCTGCAGGGCCTGCATATGCACGTGGGCTGCGGCTGGACCGGCTCGGCCATCACCCAGTACTTCCAGGCCGTCGATCGCCTCACCGCAATCGCCCGCGACGTCATCGATACCCACGGCCCGCTGGAGTACCTCAACTTCGGCGGCGGACTGGGCGTGCCTCTGACCGCCGGCGATGGTTCGGTCGACGTCAACCTCTACTCCGAAGGCATCGTCGAGCGCGTGCGCCAGCTCGGGCTGGGCATCAAGGTCTGTGTGGAGCCGGGCGACTACATCGTCAAAGACTCCGGCGTGCTCCTCTCCGAGGTCGTGATGGTCGAGGAGAAGGGCGGCACCGAGTTTGTCGGTGTGAACACCGGCTTTAACGTGCACACCGGCGCCAGCCACTACGGCCTCTACCAGGAGTTCGTGCACACGACCCGCGCCGACTTCGGCCCGCAGAAGAACGTGACCATCGTGGGCAACATCAACGAGGTCATCGACGTCTTTGCCGCTGACCGCCCGATGCCCTTGATCGAAGAGGGCGACATCCTGGCGATGCTCAACGCCGGCGGCTACGGCGCTTCGATGATGATGGAGCACTGCCTGCGCGAGCCCGCCATGCAAATGGGGCTTTCGCAGAAGGGCAACCCTTTTGCGCACTCCTTCGATTCTTGA
- a CDS encoding TIGR00341 family protein: MALRQVDIYLPPEHEPLGELKDAPSALSRHDLTFDDDSTLTSIVLETGDSDALLEWLHAKVGDIEGHRIVVREVLATLPRQGEEEGETTVEELGALQNGDENNEEEQDKGAAARISREEVYQDVTDAISVTSVHYALVALSTIVAAGGMLRDSSAVVIGAMVIAPLIGPNIALALGATLADWKLIRRSALVNFLGLLLGLGLAVLGGFFLPVDITVGEIASRTRAGLADVVLALAAGAAGVLSVTRGVSTALIGVMVAVALLPPLVTTGLLLGTAHWSGAYGAGMLTLINLVAINLAGIITFRIQGIRPMTWYGEEKARRLRFYAIGLWLVLMGLLIVVIVFAPPSSITGDEASSPSTTIETPLD, from the coding sequence ATGGCCCTTCGACAGGTCGACATCTACCTTCCCCCCGAGCACGAGCCTCTTGGCGAGCTCAAGGACGCCCCCAGCGCCCTCTCCCGCCACGATCTGACATTCGATGACGACTCCACACTGACCTCCATCGTCCTGGAAACCGGCGACTCCGACGCGCTCCTGGAGTGGCTGCACGCGAAGGTCGGCGATATCGAAGGGCATCGCATCGTCGTGCGAGAGGTGCTGGCAACGCTGCCCCGACAGGGCGAAGAGGAAGGAGAAACGACCGTCGAAGAGCTGGGGGCGCTTCAAAACGGAGACGAAAATAACGAGGAGGAGCAAGACAAGGGGGCGGCCGCCCGCATCAGCCGCGAGGAGGTCTACCAGGACGTCACTGACGCGATCAGCGTGACCAGCGTGCACTACGCCCTGGTGGCGCTCTCCACCATCGTGGCCGCCGGCGGCATGCTGCGCGACAGCTCCGCGGTGGTGATCGGCGCGATGGTCATCGCCCCCCTGATCGGCCCCAACATCGCGCTGGCCCTCGGAGCCACCCTGGCCGACTGGAAGCTGATTCGACGCTCCGCCCTGGTCAACTTCCTGGGACTCCTCCTTGGACTCGGACTCGCCGTGCTCGGCGGCTTCTTCCTTCCGGTGGACATCACCGTCGGCGAAATCGCATCGCGCACCCGCGCCGGACTGGCTGACGTGGTGCTGGCGCTGGCCGCCGGCGCCGCGGGCGTGCTCTCGGTGACCCGCGGGGTCTCCACCGCACTGATCGGCGTGATGGTCGCGGTCGCACTTCTTCCCCCTCTGGTTACCACCGGACTTTTGCTGGGCACCGCCCACTGGAGCGGCGCCTACGGTGCGGGCATGCTTACGCTGATCAACCTGGTGGCCATCAACCTGGCGGGCATCATCACCTTCCGCATCCAGGGCATCCGCCCGATGACCTGGTATGGCGAGGAGAAGGCCCGACGCCTGAGGTTCTATGCCATCGGGCTCTGGCTGGTGCTGATGGGATTGCTGATCGTGGTGATTGTTTTTGCCCCCCCGAGCTCAATCACCGGCGACGAAGCCTCCTCCCCCTCCACGACCATCGAGACCCCGCTGGACTGA
- a CDS encoding peptidylprolyl isomerase, translating to MSQLKSFSEVPADYVGGEGELHAIIHTNHGVIDIKLFEARAPKTVANFVGLATGQRAYTDLNTFEESKGNYYDGVIFHRVIPGFMIQGGDPLGQGTGGPGYKFADEFHPELKHTKAGMLSMANAGPNTNGSQFFITLGPTPHLDNRHAVFGEVVAGMDVVETIGNLPRDRRDCPHEDAVMQKVEIKRV from the coding sequence ATGAGTCAGTTGAAGAGCTTTTCGGAAGTCCCCGCTGATTACGTCGGCGGCGAAGGTGAGCTGCACGCGATCATTCATACCAATCACGGTGTGATCGATATCAAACTCTTTGAAGCTCGCGCGCCGAAGACCGTCGCGAACTTCGTGGGCCTGGCCACCGGTCAGCGCGCCTACACCGATTTGAACACCTTTGAAGAGTCCAAAGGTAACTACTACGATGGCGTGATCTTCCACCGCGTGATCCCGGGCTTTATGATTCAGGGCGGCGATCCGCTGGGGCAGGGCACCGGCGGTCCGGGCTACAAGTTTGCCGATGAGTTCCACCCGGAGCTCAAGCACACCAAAGCGGGCATGCTCTCGATGGCCAACGCCGGTCCGAACACCAACGGCAGCCAGTTCTTCATCACGCTGGGGCCGACGCCTCACCTCGACAACCGCCACGCGGTCTTCGGTGAAGTTGTGGCGGGCATGGACGTGGTGGAGACGATCGGCAATCTGCCCCGTGACCGTCGCGACTGTCCCCACGAAGACGCCGTGATGCAGAAAGTGGAGATTAAACGCGTATGA